A window of the Tripterygium wilfordii isolate XIE 37 chromosome 12, ASM1340144v1, whole genome shotgun sequence genome harbors these coding sequences:
- the LOC120010543 gene encoding serine carboxypeptidase-like produces MGVDGVVGINVIALLFVVLALLLLTCGLLLAMLLLSDRLWFVELYGWWLVPRSPMVVPDYRVLLLRFVNGFVCHNLRRFFRVSCATMFEIFVALSSSRFNIFFILLDVSVSSLMVVSFQRCDLGDMDTRICRVMGSFARLLLLSFRVLNLDNSLVVPVPRLVEHMFKFPFLSASEVSVEDLHQYVGYYKLPHTKDAMMFYFFFESRNSKNDPLVLWLTGGPGASGSIALFYENGPFHITDELTLTPNEYSWNNMSNIIYVDQPTGTGFSYTTNDDDIRNDTIGVSNDLYDFLQEFLDAHPDMVSNEFFITGESYAGHFSPSLAARIFRGNTEEEGIPINLQGFAIGNGLTNPRIQYLSLTDYAWHNKLIIENDYHSIQSEAAPECESFARNCDMGVPNTCHTAFFYCQDIFMTIVNIAGNINSYDIRIDRHGASDYDFSKLERFMNLQSVKNALGVNKQFALKNETVYGRMLGDYMKSFDADIPALLENGIKALIYAGDKDLTCNWLGNLRWLHEMKWLGQREFIKAPVVDFKVDNITAGLMTSHGSLTFIKVKNAGHMVPMDQPKVAFHMIKNWMQDELE; encoded by the exons ATGGGTGTCGATGGTGTAGTTGGCATTAATGTGATAGCATTGTTGTTTGTGGTGTTGGCTTTGTTGTTGTTAACTTGTGGTTTGTTGTTAGCTATGTTATTGTTGTCTGACAGATTATGGTTTGTGGAGTTGTATGGATGGTGGTTGGTGCCACGGTCTCCGATGGTTGTTCCGGACTACCGTGTGCTGCTTTTGAGATTTGTCAATGGTTTTGTGTGCCACAACCTCCGACGGTTTTTCAGAGTATCGTGTGCTACTATGTTTGAGATTT TTGTTGCTCTGTCTTCAAGTAGATTTAAtatattctttattttgttggatGTTTCG GTGAGTTCATTGATGGTGGTCAGTTTTCAGCGATGTGATCTCGGTGACATGGATACTAGGATCTGTCGGGTTATGGGTAGTTTTGCTAGGTTATTGTTGTTAAGCTTCCGCGTATTGAACTTG GATAACTCATTGGTTGTTCCTGTTCCAAGGCTCGTTGAGCATATGTTCAAGTTCCCTTTTCTTTCTGCTTCAGAGGTTTCTGTTGAAGATCTTCATCAATATGTCGGTTACTACAAACTTCCTCATACTAAGGATGCAAT GATGTTCTACTTCTTTTTTGAGTCACGAAATAGTAAGAACGATCCACTCGTGTTATGGTTGACTGGAGGGCCAGGTGCCAGTGGCAGTATTGCTTTGTTTTATGAAAATGGACCTTTTCATATCACAGATGAGTTAACTCTTACACCGAATGAATATAGCTGGAATAAT AtgtcaaatattatatatgttgatcaaCCTACCGGAACAGGTTTCAGCTATACAACTAATGACGATGATATAAGAAACGATACAATTGGTGTGAGCAACGATTTGTATGACTTTTTGCAG GAATTTTTGGATGCACATCCTGATATGGTTTCAAATGAATTCTTCATAACTGGAGAATCTTATGCTGGacatttctctccttctctcgcTGCTCGTATTTTCCGAGGAAACACCGAAGAAGAGGGAATTCCGATAAATCTCCAA GGATTCGCTATTGGTAATGGACTTACAAATCCAAGAATCCAATACCTATCACTGACAGATTATGCCTGgcacaataaattaattatagaaaatgatTACCACTCTATTCAAAGTGAAGCGGCTCCAGAATGTGAATCATTTGCAAGAAATTGTG ACATGGGTGTTCCAAATACTTGTCACACTGCGTTTTTTTATTGTCAAGACATATTCATGACAATCGTCAACATTGCTGGAAATATAAAT TCTTATGATATTAGAATAGATCGTCATGGTGCATCAGATTATGATTTCTCAAAACTAGAGAGATTTATGAATCTCCAATCAGTAAAAAATGCTCTTGGTGTGAATAAACAATTcgctttgaaaaatgagactgTATATGGGAGAATGTTAGGGGACTACATGAAGAGTTTTGATGCAGACATTCCTGCTTTACTGGAGAATGGAATCAAGGCCCTTATCTATGCGGGAGATAAAGATCTTACATGCAACTGGCTTG GAAATTTAAGGTGGCTCCATGAAATGAAATGGCTTGGCCAAAGAGAGTTTATAAAAGCTCCAGTTGTTGATTTTAAAGTTGATAATATAACAGCAGGATTGATGACGAGCCATGGATCTCTCACTTTCATCAAG GTTAAAAATGCTGGTCATATGGTTCCAATGGATCAACCGAAAGTTGCTTTTCATATGATAAAAAATTGGATGCAAGACGAGTTGGAATGA